In a genomic window of Mercenaria mercenaria strain notata chromosome 19, MADL_Memer_1, whole genome shotgun sequence:
- the LOC128551056 gene encoding C-type lectin domain family 4 member F-like, which translates to MDLPFSLVFVLCIFYFSKTTAVSTTPSTLQCEDKLIRDLAKVEFQMGEWDTKLRTFEDVVLSVLYRRKEESTDQQAIFLKKIHNEINIQNLKIEQFRETLGDMEVEANRTREEVHRNIMEKVKTNINTGNLMVEYSSEQLEKIKNEVISSTEESQRSFGRQIKSVIKEQNETLEAISEELGKFKFEVESYFENNQRNFKDEMNSVLKYLNNTFKLFSEDMERMQNEMENISTENVGNIEMMKELQYLIGNQSVELNRCSEDLGKIWFQVKNNTEQISKITETMRCHREWTYGNGSCYYVSVEQKTWSDARAFCEQFDAHLAVVTSADEEQITKDIIQGSHARGTYTWLGCYEPGEEGRWYLVTGEPFIYTNWGVSIQVVEIEKIALTGVMGGMTINVSVVTTSYVKCEKAVK; encoded by the exons ATGGATCTACCTTTTAGTTTAGTTTTTGTTctgtgcattttttatttttcgaaaaCTACTGCAGTTTCTACTACCCCTTCCACACTTCAATGTGAGGACAAATTGATTCGAGACTTGGCCAAGGTTGAGTTCCAAATGGGAGAATGGGACACCAAACTTAGAACATTTGAGGATGTCGTTCTCTCAGTCCTATACCGTCGCAAAGAAGAATCAACTGATCAACAGGCAATCTTCCTGAAAAAGATACATAATGAAATCAATATTCAAAATCTAAAGATTGAACAGTTCCGCGAGACCCTTGGAGATATGGAAGTCGAAGCAAACAGAACCAGAGAAGAAGTTCATAGAAACATAatggaaaaagtaaaaacaaacataaacacCGGAAATCTAATGGTAGAATATTCATCTGAACAATTAGAAAAGATTAAAAACGAGGTCATTAGTAGTACAGAGGAAAGTCAAAGAAGTTTCGGAAGGCAGATAAAATCAGTAATAAAAGAACAAAACGAAACACTTGAAGCGATCTCCGAAGAATTAggcaaattcaaatttgaagtcgagagttattttgaaaataatcaaaggAACTTTAAGGACGAGATGAACTCAGTATTGAAATATCTAAATAACACGTTTAAACTATTTTCCGAAGACATGGAAAGAATGCAAAATGAGATGGAAAACATAAGTACTGAAAATGTAGGGAACATTGAAATGATGAAGGAACTGCAGTATTTGATTGGTAACCAAAGCGTAGAATTAAACAGATGCTCAGAAGACCTAGGGAAGATATGGTTTCAAGTTAAAAACAACACAGAACAAATCTCAAAAATTACAG AAACTATGCGTTGTCACAGGGAATGGACCTATGGTAATGGCTCTTGCTATTATGTGTCTGTTGAACAAAAAACATGGAGCGATGCTCGTGCATTTTGTGAACAGTTTGATGCACATTTAGCTGTTGTTACAAGTGCAGATGAAGAACAGATAACAAAGGATATAATACAAGG GTCGCATGCAAGGGGCACATACACATGGCTTGGATGTTACGAGCCTGGTGAAGAAGGGAGATGGTATTTGGTCACAGGAGAACCATTCATTTACACTAACTGGGGGGTATCAATCCAAGTGGTGGAGATCGAGAAAATTGCCTTGACTGGAGTAATGGGTGGAATGACAATAAATGTTTCAGTCGTAACTACTTCTTATGTGAAATGTGAAAAAGCAGTCAAATAA